One segment of Podospora pseudopauciseta strain CBS 411.78 chromosome 5 map unlocalized CBS411.78m_5.2, whole genome shotgun sequence DNA contains the following:
- a CDS encoding uncharacterized protein (antiSMASH:Cluster_6), translating into MVKGGQDFEIHLCLAIHPGPHGGSVGGRRCAVFAPAAHISEYSNHYSGFHPLSCNTSTSSSPTSPPVPTPSQTPP; encoded by the exons ATGGTGAAGGGTGGCCAAGACTTTGAAATTCATTTATGCCTCGCCA TACATCCGGGACCCCATGGCGGTTCCGTCGGTGGCCGTCGCTGCGCGGTAtttgctcctgctgctcatATCTCTGAATATTCAAACCATTACTCCGGATTTCACCCTCTTTCCTGCAACacctccacttcctcctcaccaacctcgcctcccGTTCCAACTCCCTCGCAAACTCCTCCCTAA